TTCCGCCGGCTTCGTGGAGTCCCACACGAACTCGTACACGTACGTGCTTGGTGCGGCGAACTCGTGGTGGTACTGCACCCACTTCTCGGCTCGCTCTCCCGGCAACTCGTCGACCCGTGGCTCGGCAGTGTCCCGATCCATACGTGTACCCACCAGCAGCGGGATGTTAAATCTGCCCGGTTCGTTTCGGATCGGGAAAATATTGCGAGGCCGGCGTGATGGCGTCCGTTCGAAACGCTGTGTCGGTTTCAGAACGCGTAAATTACGACCGTTCCGACCCCGGCGACCAGGATGGTGACGCCGCTCCAGAGCGCGACCCGCCGGGCGAACGCCCAGGGACCACCGGTCGCGAGCGCCGCCTTGACGACGATGCTCGCAGCCGTCGCAAGCAGGATCGCGACGACCGTCTCGGTCGTGGTGATCGTTCCTCCACGGAACAAAAGCACCGCCGACGTGGTCACGCCCGCCGAGGAGACAAGCCCCGAAATCAGCGCGCTCGCATACAGCCCGCTGGTGCCGAACTGCGCTTCCGCGACCGACGAACCGGCGAGGATAAACAGGAACACCGAGCCGAACGCCAGCGCGTTCTTCAGGGAGAACGGGCTCTCGAGTTCCATCTCGACCTCGGCCGACCAGTCGGCGACGACGTACGCGACGAGGACGCTCCCGACGACGATGATCCCCAGCGGAACGACCGCGTCAATCAAAAGCGGGCCGGCAGCCCCGAAGGTAAACACCAGCGCGAGCGCCAGGTTGCGCAGCGCCATCGCCGCGTTGGCCAGTAACACGCCCGCGACTCCGTACTGGATCCCCTCCGGCTGCTGGCGGACGTGATCCAGCATCGCGCCGACGACCGCCGCCGACGAGGCGAGTCCGCCGAAGAAACCGGTGACGGCGATCCCCCGGCCGCCGTACGACCGTACGAGCGCGTAGTTTACGATCCCGATCCCCGCCACCGAAACGACGAGCAGCCAGGCGATCCGCGGCTCCAGGGGAACGCCCAGGAACTCCATCTGTCCCGGCGGCAACAGTGGATAGATCACGAACGCGAGGATTGCAAACTCGGTCGTCGAGCGGAGCTCTCGACGGGAGAGGTTCCCGGCCAGCCCGTGGAGTTCACGCTTGAGCACAAGCAACGCCGAGGACACTACGGCGACGGTGATCCCCTCGATAATGAATCCGAGCGTGACGAGGATGCCGACCCCGTACGCGACCATAAGGGATACGGCCGTCGTAAGCGCCAGCGGGTCCTCGCCGGTCGACTCGACGTTTGTGAGCCCCTCTATGGACAAAAGCGCCCCGACGACGATCACGAGGAGCCCGCCGACGACCGGAAGCAACACTCCGAGACCGCCGTCGACGGCGACGACGGTGAACACCGCTCCCAGAATCGCCGTCAAGGAGAACGTTCGGATGCCGGCTGCCTTGTCGGACCACTCCCGTTCGAGCCCGAGAAACAGTCCCAGCGCCGCCGCCAGCGCGATGCGAACCACGGGCTCCTCGAAGGGCACCCCGAAGAACACCTGGGCCGGCGTGGCGAGGACGCTCATCTCGGTTGGTTAGATGGACCCCGGGCACATATGTTGCACTATATAGGAATATATACTTCATCCGTCCTGGTCCGGGGCGAGGCAAGCGATGGCTGTCGGCAGTCTTTTGGGTTCCATGGGCGCCACATAGTGTATGTCACGGCTGGAGGAAGCGTCGACGTCGTCGGAATACGGCTGGCTCGCGTTCGGCCTCCTGCTTTTCGCCCTCGTCGGCTACGTTGTCGTCTCCTTCATCGGTGTCGTCGTTTTCGCTCTCTTCCTGTATTACGCGACGCGCCCGGTGTACCGCCGGATCGTCGCACGAACCGGTCACCCGAATCTCGCGGCCGCGCTGGCGCTCGTCGTGCTCGCGTTGCCCGCGATTCTCGTCGTCGGCTACGCGATCGCGATTGCGATCCGGGAGATACAGGAACTCACAGCGATTCCAGGCGTGGATCTCGATGCGTATCCCGAACTCGGTCGCTTCCTTGAAGAACTGGACGATCCCGGAGCGGTGGTGGATCGACTGGGACGGGAACTACTCGAGGGCGATCTGGCGGCGAGTCTACTGGAGTGGCTCACCTCGATCGCCGACACGGCCCTGGTGCTCGCGGTGGCGCTGATCCAGTTGTTCGTGATGGTGGTGCTGGCGTTTTACCTCCTCCGGGACGACCGAAAGCTGACCGCCTGGGTACTCGAGACGTTCGACGACGAAGAGCGGACGCTGCGAGCGTACCTCCTTGCGGTCGACTACGATCTCCGATCGATCTTCTTCGGGAACATCCTCAACGCCTTCATCACCGGTGCGATCGGGGCAATCGTCTTCTCGGTACTGAACGCGTTCGCGCCGGCCGGAGTGGCGATTCCCGCGGCGGCGCTTCTGGGACTGATCGCCGGCGTCGCCAGCCTAATCCCCGTCGTCGGGATGAAACTGGTGTACGTTCCAGTGGCTCTCTATCTCGGACTCCGATCGGTATTTATGGTCGGTACGGAGACACTGTGGTTCGTCGCTCTGTTTCTCGTCATCTCGTTCGTGTTCGTCGACAGTATTCCGGACCTGATCTTGCGACCGTACGTCTCCGGACGGAGTCTCCACGTCGGAGCGGTGATGCTGGCGTACACGCTCGGTCCACTGCTTTTCGGCTGGTACGGGCTGTTTCTGCTGCCGATACTGCTGGTGCTCGTCGTCCAGTTCGCGCGGATCGTCCTGCCGACGAAACTCGGCGAGGAGACCCCCGAACCGCCGCCCGTGGATCCGTACGTCGTCTCCGTCGCCGACGTCAGCCGAGAGATTTCCGGAGACACAATCGGAGACGCGGACGGAGACACGGACGGAGACGCGGCCGGAGACGCCGCCACGGAGACGCCTACTGACGACGACACCGCAAACCGAGAGACGGACGACGATCAGCCCGACGGCGAGACGAACGACGGAAAGAAGCGACCGGAAAAGTAGCCGAGCGCTCGACAGTCGAACTGACGATCGGATCGTTCGAAGCGTTTGAAGCGTTCGGGTCGTTTGGATCGGTCAGTCGATGTACTGCTCTTCCCACTCCTGACGCGCCTCGATCTCCCGGCGACCGCGGCGAGTCAGCGTGTAGTAGTTGGTCCGGCGATCGCGCTGGCCCTTCTCGACGAGACCTTTGTCGACGAGCGTGTCGAGGTTGGGATACAGCCGCCCGTGGTGGATCTCCTTTTCGTAGTAGTTTTCCAGTTCCTCTTTGATAGCGAGCCCGTGCGGTTCGTCGAGTCCCGCGATGACGTACAGCAGGTCTCGCTGAAAGCCTGTCAGATCGTACATCGGTTATATCCATCTGTAGATACAATATCGCATCTCAATAAAGTTGTCGGCTCGAATTTCAGTATGGCCAAGCAACTACGGGTAGAGGTGCGCTACTGGTGTGTTATCGAAATACGATTTCCTGTAAAACAGATGTACTATCGGTGGAAAGGTTGGTCACCCCAGAGTGAATCTCTCCGGGAGTATGAATTTATCTCCCCGCAGCTCCTCAATGCAGATATGCCCGAAGAAGTGATCTTCTCGACGGAACGACGCACCGAACGGTCCGAGATCGCAACGATGCTCCGGTCTGTTGCCGACAAACTCGACGCCGGCGAGCCGGTGACGCTTACGGCCGGCGATCAGTCGGTGACACTCGAGGTGCCACCGCGCCCCACATTCGAGGTCAAGGCGGAACGAGAAACCGGAAGCGGTCCGGCCGAGTTGAGCGTCGAGTTCGAACTCGAGTGGCCGGAAGGCGCTCCCGAGACGGACGAATCGCTCTCCATCGAGTGATCGGTTCGTCGAAAAGGTAGCAAGCCGCGAAAGATCGCGGCTGTGCCGCCCTAAATTGGTCCCCGCTGACGCTTCGGCCCTCCAAGCGAAGCGTCACCCGATTCTACCGATGGGATAGACTTAAAGATGTCGCCGGTGTTCGTCCGCCGGGAACCGGAATGACTTTTTTTTACCCGAGTGGCCCTCGATCGGAGGACGACTTCCGGTGTCGCCACGGGTGAGGTGACGTCGGACGTCGCGACTAGATGTACTCCTCCTCGAGAACCCAGCCCAGCGCTCTCTTGTAGTAGGTGAACATCTGTCTGACTCCTTCGTGGCGCATCTCCTCGCTTTCGAGTTGCTCTTCGAGGAACTCGTACTGCTCTCGGATTTCCTCTTCCTCGCGCATACGTCGAGTCAGGACGGGAGCCGGATCAAACTTCCCCGGCGTCTCCGTCCCACTCTCGGGTTCTCGTTATGTTCTCACGCGACAGGAAAAGGAAAACGTGTCTTAAGACGCGATACCATACCGAAGGGTATGAGTGGCGTTCCCTCGCTGACCCGCGAGGAAAGCTCTCCGGAGGTGGGAGAGGAACTGACGAAGATGGAAGACAGGCGCCTCCGGGTAGAGCTCGAGATAGAACGTGGCGGACCGTGCACCATGGACACCGTCGACGGCAACATCGTCGACGTCGACGTCAGATTCGACGAAGGAGACTGCCAGTGTGACATCGGCGTTCAGAAACGAACCGAAGACGGCGAACAGACGACGACCAAGTACTTCTCGAAAGACATCTGCGATCACTGTCCCGGAATCGTCTTCACCGACCACGGCTGCATCCCGCGGTACCTTCGGATCGGCGACGGGTCGTTCGTGATGGAGACGTACGTCCCGGACACCGAGACCGTCTCCTCGATCGTGAGCGACGTGCGCGAACGCTGCAAGCGGGTAACCGTCCGGTCGATCACCTCCACTGAACGCCTCGAATACCCTCAAACCTGCACGATCGACGTCTCGTCGCTGACTCGCAAGCAGCGCGAGGCGATCCACAGGGCCAAACAGGCCGGCTACTACGATCCGGACACGAAAGTGCCCCTCGAAGAACTGGCCACGGAAATCGGCATCTCCAAATCCGCGCTCTCCCAGCGACTGCAGCGCGCGGAGGCGAACGTCATCCGACAGTTGTCCTGCGAGTGCGACTGCTGGGAATGAAAGCGATGGGGTATTCGAACGGAAGGATCCGCCGGATAGGTTAAAACTTTCATTGGTCCAGAGTATCATCTATCGTCGCCCGAGCCGTTCGGACGACTATCGGAACCCGAAGGGGGCCGATCTTGGTGATGTCGCCGACGAAATCGGTGTGAGCAAGTCTGCCGTTTCCCAGCGGCTCAAAGCCCTCGAACGCAAGATGATGGTCGAGCTAATCGACTCGTGTGTCGAAGAATGCCGCAGTCGGCCAGCGTCGCCGCAAGGCGACGGTTGAAACCGTAGTTAAACGCGAGTGACGTTCGTCGCTCGCGGGCCCTTGGGGGCCTGTTCGATATCGAATTCGATCTCCTGTCCCTCCGTCAGATCTTCGCCGCCGACATCCTCCATGTGGAAGAATACGTCGTCGTCGGAGTCCTCAGTCGCGATGAAACCGTAACCGCCCGTGTCGTTGAAGAAATCAACCTTACCGTTTGCCATTGCAAATAGATGGAGGCCGGTGAGACGGATAAGGATTCCGTATTCGTTTTTAAAACAATATTTCTTTCAAACAGACATTCACTAAACTACGTATTTCGAGTTATATCTATCCACACGTCGGGTTCTCGGTTACAAACCCGCCTGTTTGGCCACTGAATGGGGGACGTCCCGTCGCTCCGCAACTTCCTCGTTTCGCTATCCAGTCAGCCGGACGGCGACTCAGCCAGTCGATTCGGATCGACCTCGTCGTACCGGACGACCGCGTCGAAATACTCCATCGGTAGTGCTTCGCCGGTCGTGACGCCGCGAGCGTCCCGGTCGGAGAACGTCTCCTCGATGAACAGCCGGGCGACGACGGCCTCCCGTGCGTCCGAATCCTCCGCGAGCGATCGCTGGGCACGCGACAACAACAGGACCGCAGTAAGCACGTCGTAGATGTACTCTGTCACTTCCTTCGCCTCGTGTTGTGCGTAGTCGCCGTCCCCTGACCCGAGTGCCACGAGCGCCTCCTGGAGCGCCCGAAACTCCTCGCGCACCGTCGTGGCCTGTTCCTCCAGGAGTGGATGCTCGACGTCGTCGAGATACCCCTCGACGAGCGGGATCAACGCCTCGTGGGCGCGTTCCGTCTCCATTGCCCGGAGGACGTCCAGCGAGAGGATGTTGGCCGTCCCCTCCCAGATTGGAAGCGCCTGGACGTCGCGATAGAGCCGGTGGGTCACGAACTCCCGGACGTAGCCGTTGCCACCCTGGATCTCCATCGCATAGGAGGCGGTGTCGACGGCCGCGCGGGTGGTCACGTGTTTCGACACCGGCACGAGGAGCCGCATGAGCCGGAACGCGCGATCGTCACCGTGGTCTCGTTCGTACCGATCGAACCACCGGGCGGCCTCCATCGCGAACGAAAGCGTCGCCTCGTGGGTGACTGCCATCTCGACGAGATCACGTTGTAACAGCGGGAACTCCCCGATCGGCTGTCCGAACGCTTCCCTGTTTGCGGCGTGGATCTTGCTCTCCAGTAAGAGCCGGCCGATGATCCCGACCGCGCCCACGGAGTTCGTGACGCGCTCCCAGTTCAGCATCGTCGTCATGTACTTGAACCCCCGCTCGGGCTCCCCGACGAGATAGCCGGTCGTCCCGTCGAACTCCACCTCGCCCGTGGGGACGCTCTCGGTTCCCAGCTTGTCCTTGAGCCGGCGATATATCTGGGGGTTCAACTCGCCGCTCGGGAGTTCGTGAGGAACCAGAAACAGCGACAGCCCCTTCGTTCCCTCCGGGGCGCCCGGGCGCCGACCGAGCGCCAGCGTTCCCTGGGCGTCGATGTTCGAACAGAACCACTTCTCTCCGGTGAGTTCGTACGTCCGTGTCTCGATCGGGTCCTCGGGGGCGATCACTCCGCCGTCGCCGTGGACTCCCCTCCCTTCCTCGTCGGTCGCGGCCGTCCCCTCGTCGTCCCGTCCGGTGGCTTCCTCCGTTGCGGAACTCGTTGCTTCGCGGGGGACGCCCACGGGTTCTGCGGTCGTCTCGGCGGCCCCGACGTCGCTTCCACCTTGCTCTTCAGTCAGGAACATTCCCCCCTCGATGACGTCGTCGTACTCCCGGGCGGTGAGCCCCTCGAAGTACTCCTCGTAGTGGTTCCCGTGATCGTGGTTCCGGAGCACAAGCGCCGCCCCGACGGTCATGGACTGCGAACACACAAGTCCGGTGTCGGCATACGACAACAGCAACTGCATCGTCAGCGTGTGGACCAGTCCCAGTGGTTCCTCCCGCCCCGGCGGCGGTTCGAACGCGTCGGCGAGGATCCCGCGTTCGTAGATCAACTCCTCGTTCTCGAACTGCTTCGGGTAATACCGAACCTCGTTCAGCAGGTCGCCGTGTCTGTCGTAGGTCCGGAGTTCGGGTCCGTGTTCGTCGATCAGATCTGCGTTGTCCGCGATCGTGTGCCCGACCACGCCGCCGAACTCCTCGAGGCGTTCGGCTGCCCACTCGAACTCCTCGTCGGGATACACCCGCCCTGCCGCCGCCTGCAACGCCGGGTTCAGTCGCCAGTAGTTGACGTCCTTTCCCTCCTCGTACTCGCCGTACTCGAACGGTGGACCATCCATGTGTTACAATAACAACACACACGATCGTGATGAATATTGGTGAATTCGTGTAGGGTTCTTCCGTGTTTATTCGTGATTCAACCTGCGTTTCTCGAACACGCGGCGCCCTGCATGGATTCCACCAGCTACGACAGTCTCAGTAGCTATCAGTATAGGCGAACTCAAGGAGGTCGGCCGTAGAGAAGTCGTCCTGTCCAGTGGTCGGCCCGGGAAGCGTCGGCGTCCATCCGGGCTGGACGCTCAGGAACGACCCCGGATCTTCCTCGATTAGGCCGACGAATGTTTCGGCGACGATGCGGCTCCCAACCGGTCCGAGGTGATCCCCACCGCTTGCGATTTTGGCCTCGGCGAGCACTTAGACTATAATGGTTCCTCAGGTAGCGCAAGCGTTTTGTATGTCAACATAGTAGTGGGTATCAGGTGATTCGAAATGGGTAAGGATTCGGTCGAGGTGGCTTCCGGGGAAGAAATCACGCTGAAAGTCGATGATAGAGGAAGAGTCACGCTTCCAAAAGAGATTCGGGACCAACTCGGAATCGAGTCGAACGACGAGATTCCTGCACGGCTGATTGGCTCGGTTCTGGAGGTCAATCCCAAGCCGAGTTCGAAGCTCCAGACGGCAACAGCGGACCGCGATTCGTGGGAGAACACGACCCCGGCTGACGCTGGTGAAGGCCTCTTCGGACCGATGGAAAACAACGAATGACCAGGCAAGGAGACTCGCTTCCAACCGAGGTGACGGTCCTCACGGATGTCAACATCCTCGCCATTGCACTCACTGACGATCATCCAGCGTACGATGAGGTCTACCCGTGGATTGAAGATGCACTCGATGGGCCGAATGCGTTGCTCGTGTTTGACTACTACCCCCTTCGAGCACAGTATATTATGACGCAACAATTCGGTGTCGAACCGGTGGACGCCCGAAACGCCGTCCAGTCACTGGTTCAGAGCCCGGTTCGGATAATCAGTGCCACCGACACCACAGTGCTCGATGCATACGAGATCAGTGCCGAGAAAAACCACGACGTGTACGACGCATTTCTTCTCGCGCTTGCCCGGTCGTATGATGCTGACTATCTGCTCACCACTGATGCTGACTTCGAAGAACTCTGTGAAACGGAAGAGGTGACGTATCATAACCCGATTCCGGCAGAGAAACGCGACGTTCTGACCGTCACTGAGGGGTGACGAGTTTTCTGACATGAAGAAGGTTCATCTGGTGAGTCGGATCATTCGGAAATACGATCATAGGTGGTCGATTAAGAACGGGTTCAAGAAGATCAAACGTTTCCGTGTTCGGACAATCTCGATGAAGTACGAGTACCGGTTTTTCAATTTTTACATGCCTGTACGATGTACAACGCGTGGCGGTTGGTTGACCTTCTGGTAAAGGTAGAGATGCCTGAAAAGTGCTGTACGAGACGGAGGAGCGTATGCGCAGGCCGGGAGTCCCGCGAGGGATGCGAGGTCGAACGAAGTGAGACCTCGAAACGTGAACGGCGACCGGAGGGAGCCGTGAACGAAGTGAACGAGTGGGACTACGGGCGGCGCACGAACGGAGCGAGCGGGAAGCCGCGAGCAGGGCGAGGTCGAGCGCAGCGAGACCTCGAAAGGCGAACGGCGACCGAAGGGAGCCGTGAGCCGAGTGAGTGCGCCGGCCGGGATTTGAACCCGGGCCATGAGCTTGGAAGGCTCAGGTCCTACCACTAGACCACCGGCGCTCACGTACAACCAGCCGGTCGCGGTTTAAGGGTGTTACTCTTTCCGGCGCCCGCCACGACGCCGTCCGTCATCCCCGGGGGTCGTACTTATACGTCGCCTCGTCGGGATCGATGCCGAAGTCCTCCGGCGTCTCTTCGGGACCCGCATCTTCGGCGTCGCGCTCTGCTGCCGACTTGAACCGCTCGCGGAGCCGGTCGGGCATCTCGAACCCGTCGACGTCGATCCGCAGCGGCTGAATCTCGTCGCTCACCGTCTCGCGCTTTTCAGTGATTCGCTCGGCGATCGGCGCCGGCAGCTCCTCGGGATCCGCGAACTCGAAGCCGAACTGGACGAGGTACTCCGGCTGATCAGTGAGCGAGTACACCTCCCCGAACCCCTCGTCGCCCGCTTTCTGGAGGAGTCGCTCGATCACGTGGGCGCCGACACCCTGGTCGCGCCAGCCGTCGAGCACGCCGATCCCCGTGATCTCGCAGGCGTCGGGATCCTTGTGGATCCGTATCCGGCCGAACCCCGCCCGGGTGTTCGACTCCTCGTCGACCGCGATGACGTAATCGCGCGACCGAAACGCGGCGTCGTCCAGGCCCATCGCCTCGATGTGGTCCAGAAGCCAGACCTCCTCCCGGTTTCGCGCATCGCGGACGTACATGGTACATCTAACTCCCCCACGGGAGAAATCGTTTGTGGGGAATCGGGCCGTCGGTTGCACTCGACTGCGGGTTACTCAAGTACGCCCCTGGCGATGATCTCCTTTTGAATCTCCGTGGTTCCCTCGTATATTTCGGTGATCTTGGCGTCCCGATACAGGCGCTCGACGTCGAACTCCGTGGTGTAGCCGTAGCCGCCGTGGATCTGGACCGCCTCGTTCGTGACCGCCATCGCGGTCTCGCTTGCGTGGTACTTCGCCATCGAGGCGGCGACGCGGTTGTCCTCGCCGGCGTTCGCCTGCCGGGCCGCCTCCCGGACCAGCAGCCGCGAGGCAGCGATCCGGGTCGCCATCTCGGCGAACTTGTGCTGGATCGCCTGGATGTCCGCGATCGGCCCGCCGAACTGCTCGCGCTCGCCGGCGTACTCGCGGGCCTCGTCGAACGCCGCCTGCGCCAGCCCAACCGACTGGGCGGCGATGCCGATCCGACCGCCAGTGAGGATCCGGAACGCCGCCGAGAGCCCCTTCCCCTCTTCAGTGAGCCGGTTCTCGGCCGGGATCCGCGCCCCGTCGAACCCCAGCGACGTCGTGTCCGAGGCGCGCAAGCCGAGTTTCTCCTCCTTCTTCCCGACGGTCACCCCCGGCGTGTCGCCAGGAACCAGGAACTGCGTGACGCTTCCGGGATCGTCGGGGTCGGTCTTCGCGAAGACGACGTACACACCCGCGCGCTGGCCGTTGGTGATCCACATCTTCTCGCCGTCGAGGACGTACTCGTCTCCGTCCCAGCGCGCGACCGTCGACATCTCGGCGGGGTTGGAGCCGGCGTGGGGCTCCGAGAGCGCGAACGCCCCGACCGGCCGGCCGTCGACCATCTCCGGGAGCCACCGCTCGCGCTGCGCCTCCGAGCCGAACGTCGCGATACAGGAAGTCGCCAGACAGTGGACCGAAAGCGCAGTCGCGACCGCCAGCTGCCCGTAGGCCACACCCTCGTTGACGACGCTGTAGGTGACGCGACCGGCGTCGAACCCGCCGTACTCCTCGGGAACCGTCAACCCGGTGAGATCCAGCTCGGCGAGCCCGTCCCAGACGTCCTCGGGGAACGTCTCCGTCGCGTCCGCCTCCCGGGCGCCCGGCCGGATCTCCTCGGTCGCGAACTCGTAGACGAGATCCCGGATCGCCCGCTGTTCGTCGGTGAGCGCCGAGTCGCTGGGTGGCAGTGACATGGGCACCGTTTCGCTCCGGCGAAGAAAAAGCCCACTCCCCGAAAGTGCGGTCCGGTCCCGGGTCACTTACCGCGCAGCCAGGCGAGCACCTCCTCGGGATCGGCGCCGAGCCCGCCCCCCTGGGCGAACGTCGGGCCGCCACCCCCGCCTCCGCCGAACTGGTCGGTGATCTCCTCGACGACTTCGCCCGCCGCGGGCTCGCCGCCGGTGGCGACCACGACGAACGGCGCGTCGCCGTCGCCGACGACCGCCGCGACGTCCGGACCGTCGTCCTCGCTGGCGATCTGCGACTGGAGCCGATCGCCGACCTCGTTCGGGCCGAACCCCTCGACTGCACCGACCTGCCACCGGGCGCCGTCCCTGTCGACCGTCTCGAGCGACGAGAGCCGGGCTTCGAGCACCTCCCCTTTCAGCGACTCGAGTTCCTCCGAGAGCGCGTCGTTCTCCTCGGCGAGACGGGCGACCGCCTCGGGGAGCTCCTCGATCCCGACGTCGACCTCCCGGGCGGCCGACAGCGCCGCGCGGTGGACCGTCGCGTCGCGCCGGATCCCGACCGGCCCGACCGCGAACTCGATCCGGGTGAGCCCCTCGCCGGGGTTCGACCGCGAGAGCACCTCCACCGGACCGATCTCTTCGGTGTTCGAAACGTGGGTTCCCCCGCAGGCGGCCGCGTCCCACGCCGAGCCGTCCAGTGCGAGCGCCTCTTTTGCCTCCTCGGTGTCGAGCTCGCCGAGGTTCCCCCGCGTGTCGCCGCCGACGGTGACGATCCGGACGGTGTCGGCGCCGGCCATGACACCCTCCTCGGTTTTGGTGTTGAACGCCACCGCCTCGTGATCGCGGGCGGTCTCGACGTCGACCTCACCCCACGAAACCGGATACGAGTCCCACACCGCACGGTTTGTCAACCGCTCGAGTTCGACGAGTGCGTCGTCGTCGACGTCGGAGGGCGTCGCGAAGTCGACCCGGACCTTCCGATCGTCGATGTCGAAGCCGCCGTACCCCAGGTCGTCGAACAGCCGCCGCCCGGCTCCGTACAGCACGTGACTCGCCGTGTGAGCCCGCATGCAGTACGTCCGGAACGTGTCGTCGACGATGCACTCGACTTCCTGGCCAGGCTCGAACTCGGACTCGAGACCGCCTTCCGGGGACGCGAGCCCGTGGTGGACCTCGCCATCGACGTCCCACACGTCCGCCACCGCGGTTCCGTCGATGAACCCTCGATCGGCGGGCTGGCCGCCGGAGGCGGCATAAAAGTACGTCTCGTCCAGCACGACCGCGTCGTCGGTGACGCGATCGACGGTTGCGGAGAACGTTCGAACCGACGGGTCGTCGGGTGCGCGTGAGCCGGTCATGTCCGCCGGAACGTGAGCCGGTTCGATAAAACTGTCCCACTGGCGGTACCTGCCGGAGCCTCGCGTCGGTCACGACGGAATCGCCGGGACGAAACGGCTACTCGTCGACCAGTTCCACGTCGAGGCGCTCTTCGACCGCGCGCACGACGGATCCGCCGACGTTCGCGCGGGCGGCCCGGCCCTGTTCGATCGCCAGCAGGTCGTCCTCGTCGACGTCCAACTCGGCGGCGAGTTCTTCGATGCGGAGCCCGGCGTCCTGTCTGGCACGTTCTGCGCGTTCCCCGTACTCGGAGACGAGATACGGCAGCCGGTCGCTCTCGTAATCGGTGCCTTCCTTTTCCCAGTGGCTCGAATCGCCCTTGCCAGCGTCGTACATTTTGGCCGCCTGCTGGGCCGCCCGCTTTTTCCGGCTGGGCTCGTCGTCGTCGCGGGTACTCTCCCGGTCCCGCTTCTTTTCGGACTGCGTTTGGTTGCTTCCGTGGGGCTCACAGTCGCGACAGACCAGAAGCTCCGCGCCGGCGACGTTGGCGGGCCGGAGATTCCCCGTCTCCCGCCCGCACAGCTCGCAGGCGTCGCCGTCGCCGCCGCCGCCACCCCCGCCCGTGGAATACTTGGCCATGTGTCCGGGTACGCGCCCGGCCTTTTAAAGCATGGGTCGCGGCCCAAAACCTTATCAATAACTCCTGGTTATTTACAGGTATGGAACTGCCGACGCCGCAGGACCTTCGCGAGCGGCGGACCGAACTCGAACTCACCCAGAGCGAACTCGCAGACGCCGCCGAGGTTTCACAGCCGCTCATCGCCCGGATCGAGGGCGGGGACGTCGACCCGCGGCTGTCGACGCTTCGACGGATCGTGGCCGCCCTCGACGAGGCGGAAGGCGACGTGGTTCGTGCAAACGACCTGATGCACGAGTCCGTGGTGAGCGTCGAACCCGACGACTCCGTAAGCGAAGCGGTCGACCTGATGGAGCGGGAAGCGTACTCCCAGTTGCCGGTGTTGCAAAACGGCGTGCCGGTCGGCTCGATCAGCCAGAGCGACGTGATCCACGCCGGCGAGAACGTCGGAAACGAACCCGTAAGCGAGATCATGAGCGAGTCGTTCCCGACGGTGTCACAGGACGTGACCGTCGACGAGATCCGGAACCTCCTGGATCACTACAAGGCGGTCGTCGTCACAGAGGGGGGCG
The Halalkaliarchaeum desulfuricum DNA segment above includes these coding regions:
- a CDS encoding acyl-CoA dehydrogenase family protein; its protein translation is MDGPPFEYGEYEEGKDVNYWRLNPALQAAAGRVYPDEEFEWAAERLEEFGGVVGHTIADNADLIDEHGPELRTYDRHGDLLNEVRYYPKQFENEELIYERGILADAFEPPPGREEPLGLVHTLTMQLLLSYADTGLVCSQSMTVGAALVLRNHDHGNHYEEYFEGLTAREYDDVIEGGMFLTEEQGGSDVGAAETTAEPVGVPREATSSATEEATGRDDEGTAATDEEGRGVHGDGGVIAPEDPIETRTYELTGEKWFCSNIDAQGTLALGRRPGAPEGTKGLSLFLVPHELPSGELNPQIYRRLKDKLGTESVPTGEVEFDGTTGYLVGEPERGFKYMTTMLNWERVTNSVGAVGIIGRLLLESKIHAANREAFGQPIGEFPLLQRDLVEMAVTHEATLSFAMEAARWFDRYERDHGDDRAFRLMRLLVPVSKHVTTRAAVDTASYAMEIQGGNGYVREFVTHRLYRDVQALPIWEGTANILSLDVLRAMETERAHEALIPLVEGYLDDVEHPLLEEQATTVREEFRALQEALVALGSGDGDYAQHEAKEVTEYIYDVLTAVLLLSRAQRSLAEDSDAREAVVARLFIEETFSDRDARGVTTGEALPMEYFDAVVRYDEVDPNRLAESPSG
- a CDS encoding acyl-CoA dehydrogenase family protein; amino-acid sequence: MSLPPSDSALTDEQRAIRDLVYEFATEEIRPGAREADATETFPEDVWDGLAELDLTGLTVPEEYGGFDAGRVTYSVVNEGVAYGQLAVATALSVHCLATSCIATFGSEAQRERWLPEMVDGRPVGAFALSEPHAGSNPAEMSTVARWDGDEYVLDGEKMWITNGQRAGVYVVFAKTDPDDPGSVTQFLVPGDTPGVTVGKKEEKLGLRASDTTSLGFDGARIPAENRLTEEGKGLSAAFRILTGGRIGIAAQSVGLAQAAFDEAREYAGEREQFGGPIADIQAIQHKFAEMATRIAASRLLVREAARQANAGEDNRVAASMAKYHASETAMAVTNEAVQIHGGYGYTTEFDVERLYRDAKITEIYEGTTEIQKEIIARGVLE
- a CDS encoding type II toxin-antitoxin system VapC family toxin, which translates into the protein MTRQGDSLPTEVTVLTDVNILAIALTDDHPAYDEVYPWIEDALDGPNALLVFDYYPLRAQYIMTQQFGVEPVDARNAVQSLVQSPVRIISATDTTVLDAYEISAEKNHDVYDAFLLALARSYDADYLLTTDADFEELCETEEVTYHNPIPAEKRDVLTVTEG
- a CDS encoding GNAT family N-acetyltransferase, whose protein sequence is MYVRDARNREEVWLLDHIEAMGLDDAAFRSRDYVIAVDEESNTRAGFGRIRIHKDPDACEITGIGVLDGWRDQGVGAHVIERLLQKAGDEGFGEVYSLTDQPEYLVQFGFEFADPEELPAPIAERITEKRETVSDEIQPLRIDVDGFEMPDRLRERFKSAAERDAEDAGPEETPEDFGIDPDEATYKYDPRG
- a CDS encoding alanine--tRNA ligase-related protein, which produces MTGSRAPDDPSVRTFSATVDRVTDDAVVLDETYFYAASGGQPADRGFIDGTAVADVWDVDGEVHHGLASPEGGLESEFEPGQEVECIVDDTFRTYCMRAHTASHVLYGAGRRLFDDLGYGGFDIDDRKVRVDFATPSDVDDDALVELERLTNRAVWDSYPVSWGEVDVETARDHEAVAFNTKTEEGVMAGADTVRIVTVGGDTRGNLGELDTEEAKEALALDGSAWDAAACGGTHVSNTEEIGPVEVLSRSNPGEGLTRIEFAVGPVGIRRDATVHRAALSAAREVDVGIEELPEAVARLAEENDALSEELESLKGEVLEARLSSLETVDRDGARWQVGAVEGFGPNEVGDRLQSQIASEDDGPDVAAVVGDGDAPFVVVATGGEPAAGEVVEEITDQFGGGGGGGPTFAQGGGLGADPEEVLAWLRGK
- a CDS encoding AbrB/MazE/SpoVT family DNA-binding domain-containing protein; this encodes MGKDSVEVASGEEITLKVDDRGRVTLPKEIRDQLGIESNDEIPARLIGSVLEVNPKPSSKLQTATADRDSWENTTPADAGEGLFGPMENNE